The Daphnia pulex isolate KAP4 chromosome 3, ASM2113471v1 genome includes a region encoding these proteins:
- the LOC124191385 gene encoding transmembrane protein 115-like, with protein MPTETLPVADHPDTPNRMYMEDPEIEWRTVKPNYSVVNAKYLAERTKFHKADSLEKLVENLVKTWEMESTHKIKVKDWGTVDPERYIFRTNGGAPKDLENNIQNGNYNMMMDNSPLFDVSKETNASSHALFKECFPDGFAWELLDLLSGPPKVSFTWRHWAHWTGPYRNNPPTGELMELVGSSVVEVDENLKIIDLQVFFDPHAMLGRLMKRKDVEVDPAGDGPTSMAALKTLHRNVPYLKQQLYALLGNTSSSVKIVCLMVFIGYFVSYYDPAVLFLTVTPGYVFPPGFRIWTIFTHCFVEFHFWEVCVDVVTIGLCGKLIEPLWGKMEMLTFFTLINTSVAFFGVFFYLAIYMATFNTDVLFEVHIHGLSGYIAAVSVAVKQMMPDHVVIRTPLGKMTNRNVPLCVSLLSIILYLVGLLEGAYPTMYTTGVVIGWLYLRFYQRHSNGTRGDMADNFTFASFFPTVMQPPIEICSKFVYNLLVGIKVCRKPVRKYDVGAPTAITISLPGTDTHDAERRRQIALKALSERLSQQADSGSSWPSLDDDSRPKTEVQAGDQSSTASNPVEPLTVAVEIDPSTSKPSIA; from the exons ATGCCAACCGAAACTTTACCCGTCGCCGATCATCCCGATACTCCTAACCGAATGTACATGGAAGATCCCGAAATTGAATGGCGTACCGTTAAACCTAATTACAGTGTAGTCAATGCAAAATATTTGGCAGAACGAACCAAATTTCACAAGGCAGATTCGCTAGAAAAACTAGTCGAAAATCTAGTCAAGACTTGGGAAATGGAGAGTACACACAAAATTAAAGTGAAA gATTGGGGTACGGTAGATCCCGAACGTTACATTTTCCGGACGAACGGCGGAGCTCCCAAGGACCTGGAAAACAATATTCAGAACGGAAACTACAATATGATGATGGACAATTCTCCTTTGTTTGATGTTTCCAAAGAAACCAATGCCTCCTCTCATGCCCTTTTCAAAGAGTGCTTCCCCGATGGATTCGCTTGGGAACTACTGGATCTTTTGTCAG GCCCCCCGAAGGTGTCGTTTACCTGGCGACACTGGGCTCACTGGACTGGCCCTTATAGAAACAACCCACCCACTGGGGAGCTTATGGAGTTGGTCGGATCGTCGGTGGTGGAAGTCgatgaaaatctaaaaattattgatCTGCAAGTCTTTTTTGATCCCCATGCAATGCTGGGTCGcttgatgaaaagaaaagatgtcgAGGTCGATCCAGCAGGTGACGGACCGACAAG TATGGCGGCCCTGAAAACGCTGCACCGTAATGTTCCCTATTTGAAGCAGCAACTCTACGCCCTACTGGGAAACACGAGTTCGTCTGTCAAAATTGTCTGCCTGATGGTCTTCATAGGTTATTTCGTTTCATACTATGATCCGGCCGTTCTTTTCCTTACTGTCACACCAGGCTATGTCTTTCCTCCTGGTTTCCGAATCTGGACCATCTTTACGCATTGCTTTGTAGAGTTTCACTTCTGGGAGGTCTGTGTTGATGTTGTCACGATTGGGTTGTGCGGCAAGTTGATTGAGCCTCTCTGGGGCAAGATGGAAATGCTGACCTTCTTCACATTGATCAACACCTCTGTGGCCTTCTTTGGGGTCTTCTTCTACCTTGCCATTTACATGGCAACCTTCAACACAGATGTCCTTTTCGAAGTTCACATTCACGGTCTTTCTGGATACATAGCTGCAGTTTCTGTTGCTGTGAAACAGATG atGCCTGATCATGTTGTAATCAGAACCCCATTGGGAAAGATGACCAATCGAAATGTTCCACTCTGTGTTTCCCTCTTGTCCATCATCCTTTACTTAGTTGGCTTGCTAGAAGGAGCATATCCCACTATGTACACTACTGGAGTGGTCATTGGGTGGTTGTATCTCAGATTTTATCAAAGACATAGCAATGGCACAAGAGGTGATATGGCAGATAATTTCACTTTTGCAAG CTTTTTCCCAACAGTCATGCAACCCCCAATTGAAATTTGCTCCAAATTTGTGTACAACCTGCTAGTCGGGATAAAAGTTTGCCGGAAGCCTGTAAGGAAATACGATGTGGGTGCACCCACAGCGATAACGATTAGTCTTCCGGGAACTGATACGCACGACGCTGAACGTCGGAG GCAAATCGCTCTCAAAGCTTTGAGTGAACGTCTGAGTCAGCAGGCAGATTCAGGATCGTCCTGGCCTAGTTTGGACGACGATTCCCGGCCAAAGACCGAAGTGCAGGCTGGAGATCAATCATCTACAGCATCCAATCCGGTCGAGCCTCTCACTGTTGCTGTTGAAATAGATCCATCCACTTCTAAGCCGAGCATAGCTTAG
- the LOC124191384 gene encoding uncharacterized protein LOC124191384 has protein sequence MEFRYLHVSTQFKLIVYTLFLLIHSSIQESAQSATNIPRYSFKEYSYVALPKYETYFQEFQSACKQNPSCQLLEGVDRLNCIRECISPSCYIELYQGDKLEVGEIDVRFESFKGCFIQRGIRRG, from the exons ATGGAATTCCGTTATCTTCATGTGTCGACTCAGTTCAAATTAATCGTTTATACCCTATTTCTGCTGATTCATTCAAGCATTCAAGAGTCGGCCCAATCTGCAACTAACATCCCGCGATACTCGTTCAAAGAGTACTCTTACGTTGCTTTACCGAAATAT gaaactTACTTTCAAGAATTCCAGTCTGCGTGTAAACAGAACCCGTCGTGCCAGCTATTAGAGGGTGTTGATCGGCTTAACTGCATTCGTGAATGCATCTCTCCTTCGTGCTACATTGAACTCTACCAAGGCGACAAG TTGGAAGTTGGTGAGATTGACGTTCGTTTCGAGTCATTCAAGGGTTGCTTCATCCAGCGCGGAATCCGACGTggctga